One window of Campylobacter avium LMG 24591 genomic DNA carries:
- a CDS encoding pilus assembly FimT family protein — protein sequence MKRAFSLLELIFVLLILSLIFAIAKFYPQDDTRIFLAAEQILNDLSYTRHLALMQDSFRGANLALATKDEWFKSRWQLYFIRSKSATNNEQTYTIFLDKNGDGNANIGKINVDLDREIAIDVLNPKKLMNSGQSGVISSSDERASKRFNIQSTYGVENIKFLGACSSYTRVIFDEYSRLYSPLRTAKSRFDKLLFHKNEPCVIKLSNSRQSVCILVDTLSGYAYMPEFSDKVTQLINFGSRSSNCSEL from the coding sequence ATGAAAAGGGCTTTTTCTTTATTAGAACTTATCTTTGTGCTTTTGATACTGTCTTTAATCTTTGCTATAGCTAAATTTTACCCTCAAGATGATACTAGAATTTTCCTAGCCGCAGAGCAAATTTTAAACGACTTAAGCTATACTAGGCACCTAGCTCTTATGCAAGATTCTTTTAGAGGTGCAAATTTAGCACTAGCAACTAAAGATGAGTGGTTTAAGTCTAGGTGGCAGCTGTATTTTATCCGTTCAAAATCAGCTACAAACAACGAGCAAACTTACACAATTTTTCTTGATAAAAACGGAGACGGTAACGCAAATATAGGCAAGATTAATGTAGACTTAGATAGAGAAATCGCAATCGATGTGCTAAATCCCAAAAAGCTTATGAATTCAGGTCAAAGTGGAGTGATAAGCTCAAGCGATGAAAGAGCAAGCAAAAGATTTAATATCCAAAGCACCTACGGCGTTGAAAACATCAAATTTCTAGGTGCTTGTTCCTCTTATACTAGGGTGATATTTGATGAATACTCAAGGCTTTATTCTCCTTTAAGAACGGCCAAATCAAGGTTTGATAAGCTTTTATTTCATAAAAACGAACCTTGTGTTATAAAGCTTTCAAATTCAAGGCAAAGTGTTTGCATACTTGTAGATACGCTAAGTGGATATGCTTATATGCCCGAATTTAGCGACAAAGTTACGCAGCTTATAAATTTTGGCTCAAGAAGCTCAAATTGCTCTGAACTGTAA
- the pyrF gene encoding orotidine-5'-phosphate decarboxylase translates to MKLCVAFDLASKDECIRLVKELKGLDLWVKIGLRSYLRDGFLLIEELKKIAEFKIFLDLKLYDIPNTMADACEELAKLDVDMINIHASAGALAMQSIMKRLQGFKKRPLILAVSALTSFDEKGFYELYKQSLREAVLNFAKLSYENSLDGMVCSVFESLLIKEHTSYDFLTLCPGIRGLNDDKNDQARTATVREAKEARADFIVVGRPIYKSLNPRLSCEQILEQIHSK, encoded by the coding sequence ATGAAACTTTGCGTGGCTTTTGATTTGGCGTCTAAGGATGAGTGCATAAGATTAGTAAAAGAGCTAAAAGGGCTTGATTTGTGGGTGAAAATAGGGCTTCGTTCTTATCTTAGGGACGGCTTTTTGCTTATAGAGGAGCTAAAAAAGATAGCTGAGTTTAAAATTTTTCTTGATTTAAAGCTTTATGATATACCAAATACCATGGCCGATGCTTGTGAGGAATTAGCAAAACTTGATGTTGATATGATAAATATACACGCAAGTGCTGGGGCTTTAGCTATGCAAAGTATTATGAAAAGATTGCAAGGCTTTAAAAAAAGACCACTTATTTTAGCTGTTTCTGCCCTAACTAGCTTTGATGAAAAGGGCTTTTACGAGCTTTATAAACAAAGCTTAAGGGAGGCGGTTTTAAATTTCGCCAAGCTTTCTTACGAAAATTCACTTGATGGCATGGTTTGCTCTGTCTTTGAAAGCTTGCTTATCAAAGAGCATACAAGCTATGATTTTTTAACTCTGTGTCCGGGCATTCGTGGCTTAAATGATGATAAGAACGATCAAGCAAGAACTGCGACAGTAAGAGAAGCCAAAGAGGCAAGGGCTGATTTTATAGTTGTTGGAAGACCTATATATAAGAGTCTTAATCCCAGACTTAGCTGCGAGCAAATTTTAGAACAAATTCACTCTAAGTAG
- the nusB gene encoding transcription antitermination factor NusB, which produces MATRHQVRQAVVSLLYAKEFSGENKDFLKDFLKEKKIKNEQERFTISLYEGILSNLKNLDENVAKFLKEDSLCEIDKAILRLGAYELLYTDTQSAVVINEAVELAKELSYENSAKFINAILDSLSKSE; this is translated from the coding sequence ATGGCAACGCGTCATCAGGTAAGACAAGCTGTAGTGTCCTTGCTTTACGCTAAGGAATTTAGCGGAGAAAATAAGGACTTTTTAAAGGATTTTTTAAAAGAAAAAAAGATAAAAAATGAGCAAGAGAGATTTACCATAAGTCTTTATGAGGGAATTTTATCAAATTTAAAAAACCTTGATGAAAATGTGGCTAAATTCTTAAAAGAAGATAGTCTTTGTGAGATAGATAAGGCTATACTTAGACTTGGAGCTTATGAGCTTTTATACACTGATACGCAAAGTGCTGTTGTAATAAATGAGGCGGTGGAGCTTGCAAAAGAGCTATCTTACGAAAATTCAGCTAAATTTATAAATGCTATACTAGATAGTCTTAGTAAAAGTGAGTGA
- the ribH gene encoding 6,7-dimethyl-8-ribityllumazine synthase, translating to MKLIEAKLQLKGDEKVAIINARFNHFITQNLVEGAKDAFIRHGGNDDNLSLIMVPGAFEIPFALKKAILSKKFDAICCLGAVIRGATPHFDFVSAETTKGIASVSLNNEVPVSFGILTTDSIEQAIERAGSKSGNKGFEAMMTLIEMLNLSKEL from the coding sequence ATGAAGTTAATAGAAGCAAAATTACAGTTAAAAGGCGATGAGAAGGTAGCCATAATAAATGCTAGATTTAATCATTTTATAACACAAAATTTAGTGGAAGGTGCAAAAGACGCTTTCATTAGACACGGGGGAAATGATGATAATTTAAGTCTTATAATGGTCCCAGGTGCTTTTGAGATACCTTTTGCTTTGAAAAAGGCTATTTTAAGTAAAAAATTTGATGCCATTTGTTGTCTTGGTGCTGTTATCAGAGGTGCTACTCCACATTTTGACTTTGTGAGTGCTGAAACTACAAAAGGTATAGCTTCTGTGTCTTTAAACAATGAAGTGCCTGTTAGTTTTGGTATTTTAACCACAGATAGCATAGAACAAGCCATAGAAAGAGCTGGCTCAAAGTCTGGCAACAAGGGCTTTGAAGCTATGATGACACTTATAGAAATGCTAAATTTATCAAAAGAGCTTTAA
- the kdsA gene encoding 3-deoxy-8-phosphooctulonate synthase encodes MKKMILIAGPCVIESKELVFKVANELKEFNEDERIDFYFKSSFDKANRTSIDSFRGPGLEKGLEILEAVKKEFSMKILTDIHESYQADPVAKVADVLQIPAFLCRQTDLLVAAAKTKAKVNIKKGQFLNPADIKYSVKKVLQTRGEEKEGFEVAQKNGVFVAERGSSFGYGNLVVDMRSLLIMREFAPVIFDATHSVQMPGAMGGKSGGKSEFIEPLARAAAAVGVDGFFFETHTNPCEALCDGANMLNTSKLKNCVETLLKLSEISNKG; translated from the coding sequence ATGAAAAAGATGATTTTGATTGCTGGACCTTGCGTTATAGAAAGCAAAGAATTAGTGTTTAAAGTTGCAAATGAGCTTAAAGAATTTAATGAAGATGAGAGGATAGATTTTTATTTTAAGTCTAGTTTTGATAAAGCAAATCGCACAAGCATAGACAGTTTTAGGGGACCTGGACTTGAAAAGGGTCTTGAAATTTTAGAAGCTGTTAAAAAAGAATTTTCTATGAAAATTTTAACAGATATACACGAAAGCTATCAAGCTGATCCTGTAGCAAAAGTGGCTGATGTCTTACAAATTCCAGCTTTTTTGTGTAGGCAAACTGATTTACTTGTAGCGGCTGCAAAAACTAAAGCTAAGGTAAATATCAAAAAAGGGCAGTTTTTAAATCCAGCTGATATAAAATATAGTGTAAAAAAAGTTTTACAAACAAGAGGAGAAGAAAAAGAGGGCTTTGAAGTAGCACAAAAAAATGGAGTTTTTGTGGCAGAAAGAGGTTCTAGTTTTGGATACGGAAATTTAGTCGTTGATATGAGGTCTTTGCTTATAATGCGTGAATTTGCCCCTGTTATATTTGATGCTACTCATAGTGTGCAAATGCCCGGAGCTATGGGGGGCAAAAGTGGAGGCAAAAGCGAATTTATAGAGCCTTTGGCAAGGGCAGCAGCAGCAGTTGGCGTAGATGGTTTTTTCTTTGAAACGCATACAAATCCTTGTGAAGCTCTTTGCGATGGTGCTAATATGCTAAATACTTCTAAGCTTAAAAACTGTGTTGAAACACTTTTAAAGCTTAGTGAAATTTCAAATAAAGGATAG
- a CDS encoding DMT family transporter, translating to MLKLIKHNLGIYFMLIACVYFALTGACAKLLSQDLPSIEIVFFRNLVGTVFVLYLISKLKVKKEGGHLGLLIFRGVAGTISLYAFFYNVSNIELGTAFAFQKTAPIFVALIAFFLFKESIGFFGSLGILLAFCGVLLISHPWVDDDFHTGVDMTNTLIGVFSGLTAAMALTSVRQLRRYYATEIIASSFIIIGAILPLFSMLIGSFYSVKYLDFMIAPFVMPSGFKTWALILLMGIFGILYQIYVTKAYGIAKKAGIVAGISYFDVLFSLALGLLLGDDLPSAMVFMGIIGVIFGGLILIKAKK from the coding sequence ATGTTAAAGCTTATAAAACATAATCTTGGCATTTATTTTATGCTAATAGCCTGTGTTTATTTTGCCTTAACGGGTGCTTGTGCTAAGCTTTTAAGTCAGGATTTGCCATCTATAGAGATTGTTTTTTTTAGAAATTTAGTTGGAACGGTATTTGTCTTATATCTTATATCAAAACTCAAGGTAAAAAAAGAAGGCGGACACTTAGGTTTGCTTATTTTTAGAGGTGTTGCAGGGACTATCTCTCTTTATGCTTTTTTTTACAATGTTTCTAATATAGAATTAGGAACAGCTTTTGCCTTTCAAAAAACAGCTCCTATTTTTGTAGCCTTAATAGCCTTTTTTCTCTTTAAAGAAAGTATAGGTTTTTTTGGAAGCCTTGGAATTTTACTTGCCTTTTGCGGTGTGCTTTTAATATCTCATCCTTGGGTTGATGATGATTTTCATACCGGTGTAGATATGACAAATACCTTAATAGGAGTTTTCTCAGGCCTCACAGCAGCCATGGCCCTAACTTCAGTTAGACAACTTAGAAGGTATTATGCAACAGAGATAATAGCCTCTTCTTTCATAATCATAGGAGCTATTTTGCCTTTGTTTTCTATGCTGATAGGCTCTTTTTATTCTGTAAAATATCTTGATTTTATGATAGCGCCCTTTGTTATGCCAAGTGGCTTTAAAACTTGGGCTTTGATACTTCTTATGGGTATTTTTGGAATTTTATACCAAATTTATGTTACAAAAGCTTACGGTATAGCTAAAAAGGCAGGGATAGTGGCTGGGATAAGTTATTTTGATGTTTTATTTTCCTTGGCTTTAGGTTTATTGCTTGGCGATGATTTACCGAGTGCTATGGTTTTTATGGGTATAATAGGGGTTATATTTGGAGGACTTATTTTGATAAAGGCTAAGAAATGA
- the topA gene encoding type I DNA topoisomerase — MKNLIIVESPAKARTIATFLGKDYEVIASKGHIRDLPKSSFGIKIEDDNFVPQYTVSKEHKDIVKTIKEKAKKADKIYLATDEDREGEAIAYHIAKAIDKDEKTLPRIVFHEITKEAILNALNNPRKLDINSVNAQQTRRLLDRIVGYKLSPLLSLKIRKGLSAGRVQSAALKIIVDREREIKAFVPFEYFSIDMVFKKDLEAELVEYEGKKIEKMSITNKDRAKVIEKNCKNSSYKVDKIEEKEKNNPPPPPFMTSTLQQSASTNFGFSPKKTMMIAQRLYEGVKTNKGIMGVITYMRTDSLNLAKEAVLKARKFIEKEFGKEYLPSKANVYTSKSKGAQEAHEAIRVSDLSFTPELAQKFLDKDELKLYTLIYNRFLACQMNPAKTSTQNVFVKSKDAVFKLSGKRVVFDGYYKVYGDKDKDKILPKLEKNQSLEIQKLELNSHFTEPPPRYSEAALVKKLESLGIGRPSTYAPTISILTARDYVKLEKKQLVPTEIAFTVTQMLEQNFSDIVDSDFTSKLENTLDEIAEDKASWQDVLKDFYYPFTRKIDEGKQKIKSLKTFTKLDEKCPQCGGELAIRTGRYGEFIACLSFPKCRYIRNIEKKDENKESKKTNGIGLTCPKCKKGEVVERFSKRGKFYACSTYPNCDFISSYKPSDENCPECGHFLHIKELKKGTFLECASCKFKKELDT, encoded by the coding sequence ATGAAAAATTTAATAATAGTAGAATCTCCAGCAAAAGCAAGAACTATAGCCACTTTTTTGGGTAAAGATTATGAGGTAATAGCCTCAAAAGGACATATTAGAGATTTACCAAAGTCTAGTTTTGGCATAAAGATAGAAGATGATAATTTTGTTCCACAATACACAGTCTCAAAAGAACATAAAGATATAGTAAAAACCATAAAAGAAAAGGCAAAAAAAGCAGATAAGATTTACCTAGCAACAGATGAAGATAGAGAGGGAGAAGCCATAGCTTATCACATAGCAAAAGCTATAGATAAAGATGAAAAAACATTGCCTAGGATAGTATTTCACGAGATTACAAAAGAGGCTATTTTAAACGCTCTTAACAATCCTAGAAAACTAGACATAAATTCAGTAAATGCTCAACAAACAAGGAGATTGTTAGATAGGATAGTGGGCTATAAATTAAGCCCTTTGTTGTCTTTAAAAATTCGTAAAGGGCTTAGTGCAGGTAGGGTGCAAAGTGCTGCTTTAAAGATAATCGTTGATAGAGAAAGAGAAATAAAAGCTTTTGTTCCTTTTGAATATTTTAGTATAGATATGGTTTTTAAGAAAGATTTAGAAGCTGAACTTGTTGAGTATGAGGGCAAAAAGATAGAAAAAATGAGTATTACAAATAAAGATAGAGCAAAAGTAATAGAAAAAAATTGTAAGAATTCCTCGTATAAAGTTGATAAAATAGAAGAAAAAGAAAAAAACAACCCTCCTCCTCCGCCTTTTATGACTTCTACCTTACAACAAAGTGCAAGCACAAATTTTGGCTTTTCACCTAAGAAAACTATGATGATAGCACAAAGATTATATGAGGGAGTAAAGACAAATAAAGGTATAATGGGCGTTATAACTTATATGAGAACAGACAGTTTAAATTTAGCAAAAGAAGCAGTGCTTAAAGCTAGAAAATTTATAGAAAAAGAATTTGGCAAAGAATACTTACCAAGCAAAGCAAATGTATATACCAGCAAATCAAAAGGAGCACAAGAGGCACACGAGGCTATAAGAGTTAGTGATTTGTCCTTTACTCCTGAATTAGCACAAAAATTTTTAGATAAAGATGAATTAAAACTTTACACACTTATATACAACCGTTTTTTAGCTTGTCAAATGAATCCTGCAAAAACTTCTACGCAAAATGTATTTGTTAAAAGCAAAGACGCTGTTTTTAAGCTAAGTGGCAAAAGAGTTGTTTTTGACGGGTATTATAAGGTTTATGGCGATAAAGATAAGGATAAAATTTTACCAAAATTAGAAAAGAATCAAAGTTTAGAAATTCAAAAGCTAGAGCTAAATTCTCATTTTACAGAGCCACCTCCTAGGTATTCAGAAGCAGCACTTGTAAAAAAACTTGAAAGTTTGGGTATAGGCAGACCCAGCACCTATGCACCTACTATATCTATACTCACAGCAAGAGATTATGTAAAACTAGAAAAAAAACAGCTTGTGCCTACGGAGATAGCTTTTACAGTAACTCAAATGCTAGAGCAAAATTTTAGCGATATAGTAGATAGTGATTTTACTTCAAAGCTTGAAAATACCCTTGATGAGATAGCTGAAGACAAGGCTTCTTGGCAAGATGTTTTAAAGGACTTTTACTACCCTTTCACAAGAAAGATAGATGAGGGTAAGCAAAAGATAAAAAGCTTAAAAACCTTTACAAAGCTAGATGAAAAATGCCCTCAGTGTGGAGGCGAACTTGCTATAAGAACTGGTAGATACGGAGAATTTATAGCTTGTCTTTCCTTTCCAAAATGCAGATACATAAGAAATATAGAAAAAAAAGATGAAAACAAAGAAAGCAAAAAGACAAATGGCATAGGACTAACTTGTCCTAAATGCAAAAAAGGCGAAGTGGTGGAGAGATTTTCAAAAAGGGGTAAATTTTATGCTTGCTCTACTTATCCTAACTGCGATTTCATAAGCTCTTATAAGCCAAGCGATGAAAACTGCCCTGAATGCGGACATTTTTTGCACATAAAAGAGCTTAAAAAAGGCACTTTTTTAGAGTGTGCTTCTTGCAAATTTAAAAAAGAGCTTGATACTTAG
- the msrP gene encoding protein-methionine-sulfoxide reductase catalytic subunit MsrP, producing MKITPEKLFEKRREFIKLGAGSLLATSLINTKLEALNFIADDNKNELKISPEEAATTYINFYEFSTNKRAAVELAKSFHTRDWKVEIKGLVKEEKTLNMDDFLKFKLEERIYRLRCVEAWSMVIPWIGFELRALIESLDVLPEAKYIKFTTLFDKSRFADQASNFPVLDYPYVEALRLDEAMHPLTILAVGMYKKPLGATNGAPIRLVVPWKYGFKSIKSIVKIEFTKEQPKTTWELYNPKEYGFYSNVNPQVSHPRWSQAEERVIGEFFTRKTELFNGYEKEVAHLYEGMDLRKYF from the coding sequence ATGAAAATAACGCCTGAAAAACTTTTTGAAAAAAGAAGGGAATTTATAAAATTAGGTGCTGGTTCTTTACTAGCAACAAGCCTTATAAATACTAAGCTAGAAGCTTTAAATTTCATAGCAGATGATAATAAAAATGAGCTAAAAATAAGCCCAGAAGAAGCAGCCACAACTTATATAAATTTTTATGAATTTTCTACGAATAAAAGGGCTGCGGTTGAGCTTGCAAAGAGCTTTCACACAAGGGATTGGAAGGTTGAAATAAAAGGACTTGTAAAAGAGGAAAAAACTCTTAATATGGATGATTTTTTAAAATTTAAGCTTGAGGAAAGAATTTATAGGCTTCGCTGCGTTGAGGCTTGGTCTATGGTTATACCTTGGATAGGCTTTGAGTTAAGGGCTTTGATAGAAAGCTTAGATGTTTTACCTGAGGCTAAATATATAAAATTTACCACACTTTTTGATAAGAGTAGATTTGCTGATCAAGCTTCAAATTTTCCTGTGCTAGACTATCCTTATGTTGAGGCTTTAAGGCTTGATGAGGCTATGCATCCACTCACTATACTAGCTGTGGGTATGTATAAAAAGCCCTTAGGTGCAACAAATGGTGCTCCTATAAGGTTGGTAGTGCCTTGGAAATACGGCTTTAAGAGTATAAAGTCTATAGTTAAGATAGAATTTACAAAAGAGCAACCAAAAACTACTTGGGAGCTTTATAATCCTAAAGAATACGGCTTTTACTCAAATGTAAATCCACAGGTAAGCCATCCTAGATGGTCTCAAGCAGAAGAAAGAGTGATAGGAGAGTTTTTCACCCGCAAAACTGAGCTTTTTAATGGATATGAAAAAGAGGTTGCACATCTTTATGAGGGTATGGATTTAAGGAAGTATTTTTGA
- a CDS encoding ferric reductase-like transmembrane domain-containing protein gives MISSKRLVFLAYMLLLLSFVYSAFMLYKNYYFDVLAELYFYTGIFALGFCFLSLFFALFKFKKCKKLPRLFGIFAFIWALLHFLAYFIFSKHLSFEKLFSSIFSYGIEFSGFLSFVLMFFMFLASFSFFKRLKFSLKFGYVLLFLVSLHYFLSPKVPELSHYFFIFLALLFIILRYARVLKRKS, from the coding sequence TTGATAAGTAGCAAAAGGCTTGTTTTTTTAGCTTATATGCTCTTGCTCTTAAGCTTTGTTTATAGTGCTTTTATGCTTTATAAGAATTATTATTTTGATGTCTTGGCTGAACTTTATTTTTATACCGGCATTTTTGCCTTAGGCTTTTGTTTTTTGTCCTTATTTTTTGCACTTTTTAAGTTTAAAAAATGCAAAAAACTGCCAAGATTGTTTGGAATTTTTGCCTTTATATGGGCTTTGCTTCATTTTTTAGCTTATTTTATCTTTTCTAAACACCTAAGCTTTGAAAAGCTTTTTTCCTCTATTTTTTCTTACGGTATAGAATTTTCAGGCTTTTTAAGCTTTGTTTTGATGTTTTTTATGTTTTTAGCTTCATTTTCCTTTTTTAAAAGGCTAAAATTTAGCCTTAAATTTGGCTATGTCTTGCTTTTTTTAGTTTCTTTGCATTATTTTTTAAGCCCGAAAGTGCCTGAGCTTTCTCATTATTTTTTCATATTTTTAGCACTTTTATTTATCATTTTAAGATATGCAAGAGTTTTAAAAAGAAAATCTTAG
- a CDS encoding autotransporter outer membrane beta-barrel domain-containing protein — MLRYGDRILSDQSSSTRYKGLRDKRLSVSLGTDYILNDNFRLALEFERSFFGYLNIDYKANANLRFSF, encoded by the coding sequence TTGCTTAGATATGGAGATAGAATTTTAAGTGATCAAAGCTCATCTACAAGATACAAAGGACTTAGAGATAAAAGACTTTCTGTAAGTCTTGGCACAGATTATATCTTAAATGATAATTTCCGCCTTGCGCTAGAATTTGAAAGAAGCTTTTTTGGGTATTTAAATATAGACTACAAGGCAAATGCTAATCTAAGATTTTCTTTTTAA
- a CDS encoding autotransporter outer membrane beta-barrel domain-containing protein → MNGSILTKTLKATDSIFTLDIDIAQQSTQSISSTQNSEGKNNTLRLNFTSFANENLQSLVLASLKDPSMQINEDFFKVEKISAGFSQYLPNLIFERKDDEAQWSLEKTNNSQSYFNQAPNTETINKSNALFNQVLLSYVIEWNNLQKRMGELRENPNSVGAWMRSFGGGNSDSIYKGNFFELQLGSDYRFEFAYGDLYLGTMLNYTQNDIKGDGLKANSKGYGLGAYASLLFANEAYLDTVLRYVYKKHSVNASFIPSIAFQNSLLNDSSGANTFILSIEAGHRLYLQSFFNYDFLKDFYVEPQLELIAGHLQGMQWQNETVSLELLSSNTLSIKPALFFGKKIFP, encoded by the coding sequence ATAAATGGCTCTATACTCACAAAGACACTAAAAGCTACAGATAGTATATTTACGCTAGATATAGACATAGCACAGCAAAGCACTCAAAGTATAAGTTCTACTCAAAACAGCGAGGGTAAAAATAACACTCTTAGATTAAATTTCACAAGCTTTGCAAATGAAAACTTGCAAAGCTTAGTCTTAGCCTCCTTAAAAGATCCTAGTATGCAAATAAATGAGGATTTTTTTAAGGTAGAAAAGATAAGTGCTGGTTTTAGCCAGTATCTGCCAAATTTAATCTTTGAAAGAAAGGATGATGAGGCGCAGTGGAGTTTAGAAAAGACAAATAATTCGCAGTCTTATTTTAATCAAGCTCCAAATACTGAGACTATAAACAAAAGCAATGCCCTTTTTAATCAGGTGCTTTTATCTTATGTGATAGAGTGGAATAATCTGCAAAAACGTATGGGAGAGTTAAGAGAAAATCCAAATTCAGTAGGAGCTTGGATGAGAAGCTTTGGAGGAGGAAACAGCGATAGCATTTACAAGGGTAATTTTTTTGAACTTCAGCTAGGCAGTGATTACCGCTTTGAATTTGCTTATGGGGATTTGTATCTAGGCACTATGCTTAATTATACGCAAAATGATATAAAGGGAGATGGGCTTAAGGCTAATAGCAAGGGTTATGGGCTGGGTGCTTATGCGTCTTTATTATTTGCTAATGAGGCTTACTTAGATACCGTGCTTCGTTATGTGTATAAAAAACATAGTGTAAATGCGAGTTTTATTCCAAGCATTGCTTTTCAAAATAGCCTTTTAAATGATAGCAGCGGTGCCAATACCTTTATTCTTAGCATAGAAGCTGGGCACAGACTTTATTTGCAAAGCTTTTTTAACTATGACTTTTTAAAAGATTTTTATGTAGAACCTCAGCTTGAGCTTATAGCTGGACATTTACAAGGTATGCAGTGGCAAAATGAGACAGTTTCTTTAGAGCTTTTAAGCTCAAATACCTTAAGCATAAAACCTGCCTTATTTTTCGGAAAAAAGATTTTTCCTTAA
- a CDS encoding S6 family peptidase, whose amino-acid sequence MLYFWTGVRSPSLPPLFFILATFYLYASAVDPKFSYQYYLDFALNRGSFSPNATNLSIKAKDVSYDISFNAPMIDFSATNLTGYSTTATWKGEFTNIGLGYALSAAHMFSATDTNLAKNGSALEFGGIVSIIVDYKDPYTTSVPGDFAVLKMDKFNLNIEAKLSPNLNFVSINNLNGLNLYDKYTFNEAEARKLSDSSRYTFFVHEGAGVQMLGHLTQGADKIASNDLYHTGGLVYFSDFDNNPFALRFENYDWQDNFNRFAFSSSAAPGDSGSALYVYDNLDKEWYMIGVLSSSDCAGNDNNLCSIDVYSVVNNALVNEFKDDKTIKLGAGSYVFNTKLLNSNMQDMGAITINDNLAGSLYWESVFNKAKFNDRLAAMKDSKDIYFSQLGELSLEKNIDLGAGGLIFADNVNWHIESNDFWLVHAGIYTGLNSLVVYDVKTLDNDFLHKVGEGRLIITSSSPNSGLRVGAGAVDLESDF is encoded by the coding sequence ATGCTTTATTTTTGGACAGGGGTTCGATCCCCCTCGCTTCCACCATTATTTTTTATTTTAGCTACTTTTTATCTTTATGCTTCTGCTGTAGATCCAAAATTTTCTTATCAATACTATCTTGATTTTGCCCTAAACAGAGGAAGTTTTAGCCCAAATGCTACAAATTTAAGTATAAAGGCTAAGGATGTAAGCTATGATATAAGCTTTAATGCTCCTATGATAGATTTTTCAGCTACAAATTTAACAGGATATTCAACAACAGCCACTTGGAAAGGCGAATTTACTAATATTGGCTTAGGGTATGCCCTAAGTGCTGCTCATATGTTTTCAGCCACTGATACTAATCTAGCAAAAAATGGCTCTGCACTTGAATTTGGCGGGATTGTAAGTATAATAGTAGATTATAAAGATCCCTACACTACAAGTGTGCCCGGTGATTTCGCCGTTTTAAAGATGGATAAATTTAATCTTAATATAGAGGCTAAGCTAAGCCCAAATTTAAATTTTGTTTCTATTAACAATCTTAATGGCTTAAATCTTTACGATAAATACACCTTTAACGAAGCTGAGGCTAGAAAGCTTAGCGATTCTTCTCGTTATACCTTTTTTGTGCATGAGGGAGCTGGAGTGCAAATGCTAGGACATCTCACGCAAGGAGCTGATAAGATAGCTAGTAATGATCTTTATCATACCGGCGGTTTAGTGTATTTTAGTGACTTTGATAACAATCCCTTTGCCTTGAGATTTGAAAACTATGATTGGCAGGATAATTTTAATAGATTTGCTTTTAGCTCCTCTGCTGCACCCGGCGATTCGGGCTCTGCTCTTTATGTCTATGATAACTTAGATAAAGAGTGGTATATGATAGGAGTGCTTAGCTCTAGCGACTGTGCTGGTAATGATAATAATCTTTGCTCCATAGATGTTTATAGTGTTGTTAATAATGCTCTTGTAAATGAATTTAAAGATGATAAAACTATAAAACTTGGCGCTGGAAGCTATGTTTTTAACACAAAGCTTTTAAACTCAAATATGCAAGATATGGGTGCGATTACTATAAATGATAATCTGGCCGGTTCTTTGTATTGGGAAAGTGTTTTTAATAAAGCTAAATTTAATGATAGACTTGCTGCTATGAAAGATAGCAAGGATATATATTTTAGCCAGCTTGGTGAATTAAGCTTAGAGAAAAATATAGACTTAGGAGCAGGAGGACTTATCTTTGCTGATAATGTAAATTGGCACATTGAGAGCAATGATTTTTGGCTTGTTCACGCTGGTATTTATACGGGCTTAAATTCTCTTGTTGTTTATGATGTTAAGACCTTGGATAATGATTTTTTGCACAAAGTTGGTGAGGGTAGATTGATAATCACTAGTTCAAGTCCTAATTCTGGGCTAAGAGTGGGTGCTGGGGCTGTGGATTTAGAAAGCGATTTTTAA